A portion of the Acidisarcina polymorpha genome contains these proteins:
- a CDS encoding homoserine dehydrogenase, whose translation MAESKSPSSVLASVLPSVLPSGLLEPAASAAALKVAIFGFGTVGSSVARILCDLKPAGLELTHIVNRNVARKRVDWLTCPIVWSENPEEVLSSGIDIVVELAGGLDPAGQWVRTALEAGKSVVTANKKLIAAQGVELEQLARSRNCQLFYGAAVAGGIPVIPGLQQGLAGDSCHRIEGILNGTCNFILSKMESGAEFADALAEAQLLGYAEADPTEDVGGFDARAKLAILARIALAAEIELTGIPAGSIVPISAIDFAYAHELNCTIRQISRAQLGYDAAGKLEVKATVGPMLVPQASPFAWSRGTENMVIVTGKYGGDTVFSGHGAGGHPTAVAVVSDLLAVARGSKTPGIVSHRAGVSGDLLLRHYIRFIVRDRPGIVAEIAGGLARQGINIGALLQRPGHSGERLPFVVTVEPCATSALQRALSEIGRIDCLIEPPLDLQILEPETSGS comes from the coding sequence ATGGCAGAAAGTAAATCACCCTCCTCCGTTCTCGCCTCTGTTCTCCCCTCCGTTCTACCCTCTGGTCTCTTGGAGCCAGCGGCCTCCGCCGCAGCTCTCAAGGTCGCCATCTTCGGATTTGGGACGGTTGGCTCTTCGGTAGCCCGCATCCTCTGCGATCTGAAGCCCGCCGGTCTGGAGCTCACCCACATCGTCAACCGCAACGTTGCCCGAAAGCGAGTCGATTGGCTCACTTGTCCCATTGTGTGGTCGGAGAATCCAGAGGAGGTGTTGTCCTCCGGCATCGATATCGTGGTCGAGCTGGCGGGAGGGCTTGATCCTGCCGGCCAATGGGTGCGGACGGCCCTGGAGGCAGGGAAGTCAGTCGTGACGGCGAACAAGAAGCTGATCGCAGCACAGGGGGTCGAACTCGAGCAGCTGGCGAGGAGCCGCAACTGCCAGCTGTTCTATGGAGCCGCAGTCGCTGGCGGCATCCCCGTGATTCCAGGTCTCCAGCAGGGGCTGGCTGGCGACAGTTGTCATCGGATTGAAGGCATCCTTAACGGCACATGCAACTTCATCCTGAGCAAAATGGAGTCGGGGGCCGAGTTCGCCGACGCCCTCGCTGAAGCCCAGCTGCTTGGCTATGCGGAAGCCGATCCGACCGAAGATGTTGGCGGCTTCGACGCTCGCGCCAAACTTGCCATCCTTGCCCGCATCGCACTGGCGGCGGAGATCGAGTTGACCGGGATTCCCGCCGGTTCGATCGTGCCGATCTCGGCCATCGACTTCGCTTATGCACATGAATTGAACTGCACGATCCGCCAGATCTCTCGCGCTCAGCTTGGCTATGATGCCGCCGGCAAGCTTGAGGTCAAAGCAACCGTAGGTCCCATGCTGGTTCCGCAGGCGTCGCCCTTTGCATGGTCCCGCGGCACCGAAAACATGGTGATCGTCACTGGCAAATACGGTGGGGATACCGTCTTTTCGGGGCATGGCGCTGGAGGGCATCCGACTGCCGTCGCGGTGGTCTCTGATCTGCTGGCGGTCGCTCGCGGCTCGAAGACTCCCGGCATCGTCAGCCACCGGGCCGGCGTTAGCGGGGACTTGCTCTTGCGGCACTATATCCGGTTCATCGTTCGGGATCGTCCCGGCATTGTCGCTGAGATTGCTGGCGGATTGGCCAGGCAAGGCATCAACATAGGGGCATTACTGCAACGCCCGGGCCACTCGGGTGAGAGGCTGCCCTTCGTCGTGACCGTCGAACCCTGCGCCACATCAGCGCTCCAGAGGGCGCTCAGTGAAATAGGCCGTATCGATTGCCTGATCGAGCCGCCACTCGATCTTCAAATTCTGGAACCCGAGACAAGTGGCAGTTGA
- a CDS encoding LacI family DNA-binding transcriptional regulator: protein MGKRTTESESGTERVNLKTLAELLQLSQTTISLVLNDSPAAKSIPAPTRERVFEAARKFNYRPNYFARSLRQSRSMSIAVLAPDLSEGYFTLVMNGVQAALIEAHYFYFTASHYWQPELIKEYPRRMMERAVDGFLLLNTHPDFQTPLPVVAISAHTPSAGVTNLVLDHRRGAELALAHLHDLGHRQIAMMKGPEIIPDSEYRWSAMLEVAQRYGIETGPELQLQIPAYNGSPESGYLPVARLLERTTNFTAIFCFNDIAAIGAIRALKDAGLRVPEDVSVIGFDDILGASYHTPSLTTVRQPLEEMGREGARMLLQRIANPAQEFPDEIVLQPQLIARESTGAVKREFPAGKTSNPGKTETSKQELLV, encoded by the coding sequence ATGGGAAAACGAACGACAGAAAGCGAATCTGGTACGGAGCGCGTCAATCTAAAGACGCTGGCCGAACTACTGCAACTTTCCCAGACTACCATTTCTCTAGTCCTCAACGACTCGCCGGCTGCAAAGTCTATCCCGGCTCCGACCCGGGAACGGGTCTTTGAAGCCGCTCGCAAATTCAACTACCGTCCGAATTACTTCGCCCGCTCCCTGCGCCAGAGCCGCAGCATGTCGATCGCCGTGCTCGCCCCGGATCTTAGCGAAGGCTACTTTACCCTGGTCATGAATGGCGTGCAGGCTGCTCTGATCGAGGCCCATTATTTCTACTTCACGGCGAGCCACTACTGGCAGCCCGAGTTGATTAAGGAATATCCCCGCAGGATGATGGAGCGAGCGGTGGATGGTTTTCTACTGCTGAACACTCATCCGGATTTTCAGACCCCCCTGCCGGTCGTGGCGATCTCCGCCCACACCCCTTCCGCCGGAGTTACCAACCTGGTGCTGGATCATCGCCGCGGCGCCGAATTGGCCCTGGCCCATCTCCATGACCTTGGACACCGGCAAATCGCGATGATGAAGGGTCCCGAGATCATTCCCGACTCGGAATACCGGTGGTCGGCGATGCTTGAGGTGGCGCAACGGTACGGAATAGAAACCGGTCCGGAGTTGCAGCTCCAGATTCCCGCTTACAATGGCTCGCCGGAGTCAGGATATCTGCCGGTAGCGCGGCTGCTGGAGAGGACAACGAACTTCACTGCCATCTTCTGCTTCAACGACATCGCGGCCATCGGCGCGATCCGCGCGCTCAAGGACGCCGGGTTGCGTGTCCCTGAAGACGTTTCGGTCATTGGCTTCGACGACATCTTGGGAGCCTCTTATCACACCCCCAGTCTCACGACGGTTCGTCAACCGCTCGAAGAAATGGGGCGGGAAGGAGCGCGGATGCTTCTCCAACGCATCGCGAATCCCGCACAGGAATTTCCGGACGAGATCGTGCTTCAGCCCCAGTTGATTGCCCGCGAGTCTACCGGCGCCGTCAAGCGGGAATTCCCCGCCGGCAAGACCAGCAATCCAGGAAAAACGGAGACCTCGAAGCAGGAGCTTCTAGTCTGA
- a CDS encoding NUDIX domain-containing protein produces MKTIASRIVYRNRWMSVREDQVQRADGSPGIYAVIDKPTAAMIIPLEGSMENGHLYLIEQFRYPVRERYLEFPAGAWEDNPDAEPLDLARGELREETGLIAGRMDHLGFLYFAYGMSSQGFHLYRATELVQGVAMLEHTEQDLLVKRFSVAEFEALCRDNVIKDSATIAAWALLKARQDLL; encoded by the coding sequence ATGAAAACAATCGCCAGCCGTATTGTTTACAGAAATCGATGGATGAGTGTCCGCGAGGACCAGGTACAGCGTGCGGACGGATCTCCAGGTATTTACGCGGTGATCGACAAACCGACGGCGGCGATGATCATTCCTTTGGAAGGCTCCATGGAGAACGGTCATCTTTACCTGATCGAACAGTTTCGCTATCCAGTGAGGGAGCGCTATCTGGAGTTTCCCGCCGGCGCCTGGGAGGATAATCCGGACGCTGAACCACTTGACCTCGCTCGGGGTGAGCTGCGGGAGGAAACGGGACTTATCGCCGGGCGCATGGATCACCTTGGCTTTCTTTATTTTGCCTACGGGATGAGCAGCCAGGGATTTCATCTTTATCGGGCAACCGAGCTGGTTCAAGGCGTCGCCATGCTCGAGCATACGGAACAGGACCTGTTGGTGAAGCGGTTCAGCGTAGCCGAATTCGAAGCGCTATGCAGAGACAACGTCATTAAGGATTCGGCCACTATTGCCGCATGGGCGTTGCTCAAGGCGCGTCAGGACCTGCTTTAG
- a CDS encoding aminopeptidase — MNSHLSSQAQSILSTPFPMEFTAGAHSAVETCLRIQPEEKVTLITDHATAAIAGSLAAELTANGCRWDGFILEELAPRPLVDMPDAVLQDMETSDISIFAVNVQRNELHSRMQMTSVVNRRRMRHAHMVNITPQIMCEGMRADFHQVDRLSQKLIEKVRKASYIRATTANGTDIRADLSPNFKWVKTSGIISRDKWGNLPGGEIFTTPGEVNGTYVVDGVVGDYLCAHYGLLHENPLTIEIKENRITTCHSENKALEDEFWGYTHTDENSDRVGEFAIGTNLGLERVIGNILQDEKFPGIHIAFGNPYSEHTGAPWTSSTHIDVVGLQFNIWLGTPDGEEHIMQDGRFLIHA; from the coding sequence ATGAACAGCCACCTCTCATCTCAGGCCCAATCGATCTTGTCTACGCCGTTTCCCATGGAATTCACCGCCGGTGCGCACAGCGCCGTTGAGACCTGCCTGCGTATCCAACCCGAGGAAAAAGTGACCCTGATTACCGACCACGCGACGGCGGCAATCGCCGGCTCTCTGGCAGCCGAACTGACTGCGAATGGTTGCAGATGGGATGGTTTCATCCTCGAGGAGCTGGCGCCCCGGCCGCTGGTCGACATGCCCGATGCAGTCCTGCAGGATATGGAAACCTCCGATATCAGCATCTTTGCCGTCAATGTTCAACGCAACGAACTCCATTCGCGGATGCAGATGACCAGCGTGGTCAACCGTCGCCGCATGCGTCACGCCCACATGGTCAATATCACCCCGCAAATCATGTGCGAGGGGATGCGGGCCGACTTCCATCAGGTGGACCGTCTCAGCCAAAAGCTCATCGAGAAGGTCCGTAAGGCCAGCTACATCCGTGCGACCACCGCAAACGGCACCGACATCCGCGCCGATCTTAGTCCGAACTTCAAGTGGGTCAAGACCTCCGGTATCATCTCACGCGATAAATGGGGGAACCTGCCCGGCGGCGAGATCTTCACCACTCCCGGGGAGGTCAACGGGACCTATGTGGTTGATGGAGTGGTTGGCGATTACCTCTGCGCGCATTATGGCCTGCTCCATGAAAATCCGCTCACGATTGAAATCAAGGAGAATCGCATCACCACCTGCCACTCCGAGAACAAGGCGCTCGAAGATGAATTCTGGGGGTACACCCATACGGACGAGAACTCCGACCGGGTCGGCGAGTTCGCGATAGGAACCAATCTGGGCCTGGAGAGAGTGATCGGCAATATTCTTCAGGATGAAAAATTTCCTGGTATCCATATCGCCTTCGGTAATCCTTATAGTGAACATACCGGCGCTCCCTGGACCTCCTCAACCCACATCGATGTGGTCGGACTGCAATTCAACATTTGGCTGGGCACGCCGGATGGGGAAGAGCACATCATGCAAGACGGACGATTTTTGATCCATGCTTAA
- a CDS encoding UDP-glucuronic acid decarboxylase family protein, translating into MHCLVTGAAGFLGSHLTQALLADDHIVTGIDNFSTGKRENLTDFIDDPHFKFVEHDITHPFDLGRVDYIFNFASPASPGEYMRLGIETLMVGSHGTLNVLELARKYDAGFLQASTSECYGDPLVHPQREDYWGNVNPVGPRSVYDESKRYAEALTMAYYRYHGVNTHLVRIFNTYGPRLSVGDGRVVSNFIAQALRGEDLTVYGDGQQTRSFCYVSDLIDGILRLSRSSEHLPVNIGNPHEMTVLECAMEVLAATNSRSKIRHEALPQDDPTRRRPDISKANALLDWHPSIDLRQGLQLSLEYFRNLIEQETAAKTG; encoded by the coding sequence ATGCATTGCTTAGTCACGGGAGCGGCCGGCTTTTTGGGATCGCATTTAACTCAAGCGTTATTGGCCGATGACCATATAGTCACGGGCATTGACAACTTCTCTACGGGAAAACGCGAGAACCTGACCGACTTCATCGACGACCCCCATTTCAAATTTGTTGAGCATGATATAACTCACCCGTTTGACCTCGGACGGGTCGACTACATCTTCAACTTTGCCTCGCCAGCCAGCCCAGGGGAATACATGCGGCTGGGCATTGAGACCTTAATGGTCGGCTCCCACGGCACTTTGAATGTGTTGGAACTCGCCCGGAAATACGATGCCGGTTTCCTTCAGGCATCGACCTCGGAGTGTTACGGGGATCCATTGGTCCATCCGCAACGGGAAGACTACTGGGGGAACGTAAACCCGGTGGGGCCGCGTTCTGTTTACGACGAGTCCAAGCGTTACGCCGAGGCGTTGACCATGGCCTACTACCGCTATCACGGCGTTAACACCCATTTGGTTCGTATCTTCAACACCTATGGCCCCCGGCTGAGCGTCGGAGACGGCCGCGTCGTGTCCAACTTTATCGCCCAGGCGCTGCGCGGCGAAGATTTGACTGTCTATGGCGACGGTCAACAGACGCGTAGTTTCTGCTACGTCTCTGACCTAATCGACGGGATCCTGCGGCTTTCACGGTCTTCCGAACATCTGCCGGTCAACATCGGCAATCCCCACGAGATGACAGTGCTCGAGTGCGCGATGGAAGTGCTCGCGGCCACCAACTCGCGCAGCAAGATCAGACACGAGGCATTGCCTCAGGATGACCCTACGCGCCGCCGCCCGGACATTTCGAAGGCAAACGCCCTGCTTGATTGGCATCCATCGATCGATCTTCGCCAGGGCCTCCAGCTTTCCCTTGAATATTTCCGGAATCTGATCGAGCAAGAGACCGCGGCAAAGACCGGTTAG